A genomic window from Macaca mulatta isolate MMU2019108-1 chromosome 19, T2T-MMU8v2.0, whole genome shotgun sequence includes:
- the ZNF700 gene encoding zinc finger protein 700 isoform X2, protein MQLCKCYMFKQFSYLSLLSSWDYRHAPPHLANFVFLVETKFLHVGQTGLQLQPQDPVAFEDVAVNFTQEEWTLLDISQKNLFREVMLETFRNLTSIGKKWKDQNIEYEYKIPRRSFRSLIEEKVNEIKEDSHCGETFTQVPDDRLNFQEKQTSPEVKSCDSFVCGEVGIGNSSFNMNIRGDIGHKAYEYQEYGPKPYKCQPKPYKCQQPKNKKTFRYRPYIRTQERDRIGEKPYACKECGKTFIFHSSIRRHMVMHKGDGPYKCKFCGKAFHCFSLCLIHERTHAGEKPYECKQCGKSFSYSATLQIHERTHTGEKPYECSKCDKAFHSSSSYHRHERSHMGEKPYQCKECGKAFAYTSSVRRHEKTHSGKKTYECKQYGEALSYLTSFQTHRMNSGERPYKCKICEKGFYSAKSFQTHEKTHTGEKRYKCNQCGKAFNLSSSFRYHERIHTGEKPYECKECGKAFRSASQLRVHGGTHTGEKPYECKECGKAFRSTSHLRVHGRTHTGEKPYECKECGKAFRYVKYLQIHEKTEKHIRMPSGERPYKCKICEKSFYSAKSFQTHEKTHSGEKPYKCKQCGKAFRCCNSLRYHERTHTGEKPYECKQCGKAFRSASHLRMHGRTHTGEKPYECKQCGKAFSCASNLRKHSRTHTGEKPYECKQCGKAFRSASNLQMHERTHTGEKPYECKECEKAFCKFSSFQKHERKHRGEKPYECKHCGNGFTSAKILQVHARTHIGEKHYECKECGKAFNYFSSLHIHARTHMGEKPYECKGCGKAFS, encoded by the exons ATGCAGCTGTGTAAGTGTTACAT gttcaagcaattctcctacctcagcctcctgagtagctgggattacaggcatgcgccaccacacctggctaattttgtatttttagtagagacaaaatttctccacgttggtcagactggtctccaactccaacCTCAG GACCCAGTGGcctttgaggatgtggctgtgaacttCACCCAGGAAGAGTGGACGTTGCTGGATATTTCCCAGAAGAATCTCTTCAGGGAAGTGATGCTGGAAACTTTCAGGAACCTGACCTCTATAG GAAAAAAGTGGAAAGACCAGAACATTGAATATGAGTACAAAATCCCCAGAAGAAGCTTCAG GAGTCTCATAGAAGAGAAAGTcaatgaaattaaagaagacagtCATTGTGGAGAAACTTTTACCCAGGTTCCAGATGACAGGCTGAACTTCCAGGAGAAGCAAACTTCTCCTGAAGTAAAATCATGTGACAGCTTTGTGTGTGGAGAAGTTGGCATAGGTAACTCATCTTTTAATATGAACATCAGAGGTGACATTGGACACAAGGCATATGAGTATCAGGAATATGGACCAAAGCCATATAAGTGTCAACCGAAGCCATATAAGTGTCAACAACCTAAGAATAAGAAAACCTTCAGGTATCGCCCCTACATTAGAACACAAGAAAGGGATCGCattggagagaaaccctatgcttgtaaagaatgtggaaaaacctTTATTTTCCATTCAAGCATTCGAAGACACATGGTAATGCACAAAGGGGATGGAccttataaatgtaaattttgtgGGAAAGCCTTCCATTGTTTCAGTTTATGTCTTATCCATGAAAGAACACACgctggagagaaaccatatgaatgtaaacaatgtggtaaaTCCTTTAGTTATTCTGCTACCCTTCAAATACATGAAAGAACtcacactggggagaagccctATGAATGTAGCAAATGTGATAAAGCATTTCATAGTTCCAGTTCCTATCATAGACATGAAAGGAGTCACATGGGGGAGAAGCCTTATCAATGCAAAGAATGTGGAAAAGCATTCGCGTATACCAGTTCTGTTCGTAGACATGAAAAGACCCACTCTGGGAAAAAGACGTATGAATGTAAGCAATATGGGGAAGCCTTATCCTATCTTACAAGTTTTCAAACACACAGAATGAACTCTGGAGAAAGACCTTATAAATGTAAGATATGTGAGAAAGGCTTTTATTCTGCCAAGTCAtttcaaacacatgaaaaaactcacactggagagaaacgcTATAAATGCAACCAATGTGGTAAAGCTTTCAATCTTTCCAGTTCCTTTCGATATCATGAAAggattcacactggagagaaaccctatgagtgtaaggagtgtgggaaagccttcagatCTGCCTCACAGCTTCGAGTGCACGGtgggactcacactggagagaaaccctatgaatgtaaggaatgtgggaaagccttcagatCTACCTCACACCTTCGAGTGCATGGTAggactcatactggagagaaaccctatgaatgtaaggaatgtgggaaagccttcagatATGTGAAGTACCTTCAAATTcatgaaaagacagaaaaacacaTAAGAATGCCCTCTGGAGAAAGACCTTATAAATGTAAGATATGTGAGAAAAGCTTTTATTCTGCCAAGTCAtttcaaacacatgaaaaaactcacagtggagagaaaccctacaaatgcaAGCAATGTGGTAAAGCCTTCAGATGTTGCAATTCCCTTCGATATCATGAAAggactcatactggagagaaaccctatgaatgtaagcagtgtgggaaagccttcagatCTGCCTCACACCTTCGAATGCATGGtaggactcacactggagagaaaccctatgagtgtaagcaatgtgggaaagccttcagttgTGCCTCAAACCTTCGAAAGCATAGtaggactcacactggagagaaaccctatgagtgtaagcaatgtgggaaagccttcagatCTGCCTCAAACCTTCAGATGCATGaaagaactcacactggagagaaaccctatgaatgtaaggaatgtgaaAAAGCATTCTGTAAATTCTCTTCTTTTCAAAAACATGAAAGGAAGCACAGAGGAGAAAAGCCCTATGAATGTAAGCATTGTGGGAATGGATTCACATCTGCCAAGATCCTTCAAGTACATGCAAGAACACACATTGGAGAGAAACactatgaatgtaaggaatgtggaaaagcattcaattatttttcttccttgcaTATACATGCAAGGACTCATATGGGGGAGAAGCCATATGAATGTAAGGGTTGTGGGAAAGCATTCAGCTAG
- the ZNF700 gene encoding zinc finger protein 700 isoform X3 codes for MSCQGRGFSCSFTFFLVCSGWSRGVCVWWRHRCCGLRSGESLFQMFQDPVAFEDVAVNFTQEEWTLLDISQKNLFREVMLETFRNLTSIGKKWKDQNIEYEYKIPRRSFRSLIEEKVNEIKEDSHCGETFTQVPDDRLNFQEKQTSPEVKSCDSFVCGEVGIGNSSFNMNIRGDIGHKAYEYQEYGPKPYKCQPKPYKCQQPKNKKTFRYRPYIRTQERDRIGEKPYACKECGKTFIFHSSIRRHMVMHKGDGPYKCKFCGKAFHCFSLCLIHERTHAGEKPYECKQCGKSFSYSATLQIHERTHTGEKPYECSKCDKAFHSSSSYHRHERSHMGEKPYQCKECGKAFAYTSSVRRHEKTHSGKKTYECKQYGEALSYLTSFQTHRMNSGERPYKCKICEKGFYSAKSFQTHEKTHTGEKRYKCNQCGKAFNLSSSFRYHERIHTGEKPYECKECGKAFRSASQLRVHGGTHTGEKPYECKECGKAFRSTSHLRVHGRTHTGEKPYECKECGKAFRYVKYLQIHEKTEKHIRMPSGERPYKCKICEKSFYSAKSFQTHEKTHSGEKPYKCKQCGKAFRCCNSLRYHERTHTGEKPYECKQCGKAFRSASHLRMHGRTHTGEKPYECKQCGKAFSCASNLRKHSRTHTGEKPYECKQCGKAFRSASNLQMHERTHTGEKPYECKECEKAFCKFSSFQKHERKHRGEKPYECKHCGNGFTSAKILQVHARTHIGEKHYECKECGKAFNYFSSLHIHARTHMGEKPYECKGCGKAFS; via the exons ATGAGCTGCCAAGGGAGGGGTTTCTCCTGCAGCTTCACATTCTTTCTTGTCTGCTCTGGTTGGTCTAGGGGTGTATGTGTCTGGTGGAGGCACAGGTGCTGTGGGCTCAGGAGTGGGGAGTCTCTCTTCCAG ATGTTTCAGGACCCAGTGGcctttgaggatgtggctgtgaacttCACCCAGGAAGAGTGGACGTTGCTGGATATTTCCCAGAAGAATCTCTTCAGGGAAGTGATGCTGGAAACTTTCAGGAACCTGACCTCTATAG GAAAAAAGTGGAAAGACCAGAACATTGAATATGAGTACAAAATCCCCAGAAGAAGCTTCAG GAGTCTCATAGAAGAGAAAGTcaatgaaattaaagaagacagtCATTGTGGAGAAACTTTTACCCAGGTTCCAGATGACAGGCTGAACTTCCAGGAGAAGCAAACTTCTCCTGAAGTAAAATCATGTGACAGCTTTGTGTGTGGAGAAGTTGGCATAGGTAACTCATCTTTTAATATGAACATCAGAGGTGACATTGGACACAAGGCATATGAGTATCAGGAATATGGACCAAAGCCATATAAGTGTCAACCGAAGCCATATAAGTGTCAACAACCTAAGAATAAGAAAACCTTCAGGTATCGCCCCTACATTAGAACACAAGAAAGGGATCGCattggagagaaaccctatgcttgtaaagaatgtggaaaaacctTTATTTTCCATTCAAGCATTCGAAGACACATGGTAATGCACAAAGGGGATGGAccttataaatgtaaattttgtgGGAAAGCCTTCCATTGTTTCAGTTTATGTCTTATCCATGAAAGAACACACgctggagagaaaccatatgaatgtaaacaatgtggtaaaTCCTTTAGTTATTCTGCTACCCTTCAAATACATGAAAGAACtcacactggggagaagccctATGAATGTAGCAAATGTGATAAAGCATTTCATAGTTCCAGTTCCTATCATAGACATGAAAGGAGTCACATGGGGGAGAAGCCTTATCAATGCAAAGAATGTGGAAAAGCATTCGCGTATACCAGTTCTGTTCGTAGACATGAAAAGACCCACTCTGGGAAAAAGACGTATGAATGTAAGCAATATGGGGAAGCCTTATCCTATCTTACAAGTTTTCAAACACACAGAATGAACTCTGGAGAAAGACCTTATAAATGTAAGATATGTGAGAAAGGCTTTTATTCTGCCAAGTCAtttcaaacacatgaaaaaactcacactggagagaaacgcTATAAATGCAACCAATGTGGTAAAGCTTTCAATCTTTCCAGTTCCTTTCGATATCATGAAAggattcacactggagagaaaccctatgagtgtaaggagtgtgggaaagccttcagatCTGCCTCACAGCTTCGAGTGCACGGtgggactcacactggagagaaaccctatgaatgtaaggaatgtgggaaagccttcagatCTACCTCACACCTTCGAGTGCATGGTAggactcatactggagagaaaccctatgaatgtaaggaatgtgggaaagccttcagatATGTGAAGTACCTTCAAATTcatgaaaagacagaaaaacacaTAAGAATGCCCTCTGGAGAAAGACCTTATAAATGTAAGATATGTGAGAAAAGCTTTTATTCTGCCAAGTCAtttcaaacacatgaaaaaactcacagtggagagaaaccctacaaatgcaAGCAATGTGGTAAAGCCTTCAGATGTTGCAATTCCCTTCGATATCATGAAAggactcatactggagagaaaccctatgaatgtaagcagtgtgggaaagccttcagatCTGCCTCACACCTTCGAATGCATGGtaggactcacactggagagaaaccctatgagtgtaagcaatgtgggaaagccttcagttgTGCCTCAAACCTTCGAAAGCATAGtaggactcacactggagagaaaccctatgagtgtaagcaatgtgggaaagccttcagatCTGCCTCAAACCTTCAGATGCATGaaagaactcacactggagagaaaccctatgaatgtaaggaatgtgaaAAAGCATTCTGTAAATTCTCTTCTTTTCAAAAACATGAAAGGAAGCACAGAGGAGAAAAGCCCTATGAATGTAAGCATTGTGGGAATGGATTCACATCTGCCAAGATCCTTCAAGTACATGCAAGAACACACATTGGAGAGAAACactatgaatgtaaggaatgtggaaaagcattcaattatttttcttccttgcaTATACATGCAAGGACTCATATGGGGGAGAAGCCATATGAATGTAAGGGTTGTGGGAAAGCATTCAGCTAG
- the ZNF700 gene encoding zinc finger protein 700 isoform X5, whose translation MQLCKCYMGVCVWWRHRCCGLRSGESLFQDPVAFEDVAVNFTQEEWTLLDISQKNLFREVMLETFRNLTSIGKKWKDQNIEYEYKIPRRSFRSLIEEKVNEIKEDSHCGETFTQVPDDRLNFQEKQTSPEVKSCDSFVCGEVGIGNSSFNMNIRGDIGHKAYEYQEYGPKPYKCQPKPYKCQQPKNKKTFRYRPYIRTQERDRIGEKPYACKECGKTFIFHSSIRRHMVMHKGDGPYKCKFCGKAFHCFSLCLIHERTHAGEKPYECKQCGKSFSYSATLQIHERTHTGEKPYECSKCDKAFHSSSSYHRHERSHMGEKPYQCKECGKAFAYTSSVRRHEKTHSGKKTYECKQYGEALSYLTSFQTHRMNSGERPYKCKICEKGFYSAKSFQTHEKTHTGEKRYKCNQCGKAFNLSSSFRYHERIHTGEKPYECKECGKAFRSASQLRVHGGTHTGEKPYECKECGKAFRSTSHLRVHGRTHTGEKPYECKECGKAFRYVKYLQIHEKTEKHIRMPSGERPYKCKICEKSFYSAKSFQTHEKTHSGEKPYKCKQCGKAFRCCNSLRYHERTHTGEKPYECKQCGKAFRSASHLRMHGRTHTGEKPYECKQCGKAFSCASNLRKHSRTHTGEKPYECKQCGKAFRSASNLQMHERTHTGEKPYECKECEKAFCKFSSFQKHERKHRGEKPYECKHCGNGFTSAKILQVHARTHIGEKHYECKECGKAFNYFSSLHIHARTHMGEKPYECKGCGKAFS comes from the exons ATGCAGCTGTGTAAGTGTTACAT GGGTGTATGTGTCTGGTGGAGGCACAGGTGCTGTGGGCTCAGGAGTGGGGAGTCTCTCTTCCAG GACCCAGTGGcctttgaggatgtggctgtgaacttCACCCAGGAAGAGTGGACGTTGCTGGATATTTCCCAGAAGAATCTCTTCAGGGAAGTGATGCTGGAAACTTTCAGGAACCTGACCTCTATAG GAAAAAAGTGGAAAGACCAGAACATTGAATATGAGTACAAAATCCCCAGAAGAAGCTTCAG GAGTCTCATAGAAGAGAAAGTcaatgaaattaaagaagacagtCATTGTGGAGAAACTTTTACCCAGGTTCCAGATGACAGGCTGAACTTCCAGGAGAAGCAAACTTCTCCTGAAGTAAAATCATGTGACAGCTTTGTGTGTGGAGAAGTTGGCATAGGTAACTCATCTTTTAATATGAACATCAGAGGTGACATTGGACACAAGGCATATGAGTATCAGGAATATGGACCAAAGCCATATAAGTGTCAACCGAAGCCATATAAGTGTCAACAACCTAAGAATAAGAAAACCTTCAGGTATCGCCCCTACATTAGAACACAAGAAAGGGATCGCattggagagaaaccctatgcttgtaaagaatgtggaaaaacctTTATTTTCCATTCAAGCATTCGAAGACACATGGTAATGCACAAAGGGGATGGAccttataaatgtaaattttgtgGGAAAGCCTTCCATTGTTTCAGTTTATGTCTTATCCATGAAAGAACACACgctggagagaaaccatatgaatgtaaacaatgtggtaaaTCCTTTAGTTATTCTGCTACCCTTCAAATACATGAAAGAACtcacactggggagaagccctATGAATGTAGCAAATGTGATAAAGCATTTCATAGTTCCAGTTCCTATCATAGACATGAAAGGAGTCACATGGGGGAGAAGCCTTATCAATGCAAAGAATGTGGAAAAGCATTCGCGTATACCAGTTCTGTTCGTAGACATGAAAAGACCCACTCTGGGAAAAAGACGTATGAATGTAAGCAATATGGGGAAGCCTTATCCTATCTTACAAGTTTTCAAACACACAGAATGAACTCTGGAGAAAGACCTTATAAATGTAAGATATGTGAGAAAGGCTTTTATTCTGCCAAGTCAtttcaaacacatgaaaaaactcacactggagagaaacgcTATAAATGCAACCAATGTGGTAAAGCTTTCAATCTTTCCAGTTCCTTTCGATATCATGAAAggattcacactggagagaaaccctatgagtgtaaggagtgtgggaaagccttcagatCTGCCTCACAGCTTCGAGTGCACGGtgggactcacactggagagaaaccctatgaatgtaaggaatgtgggaaagccttcagatCTACCTCACACCTTCGAGTGCATGGTAggactcatactggagagaaaccctatgaatgtaaggaatgtgggaaagccttcagatATGTGAAGTACCTTCAAATTcatgaaaagacagaaaaacacaTAAGAATGCCCTCTGGAGAAAGACCTTATAAATGTAAGATATGTGAGAAAAGCTTTTATTCTGCCAAGTCAtttcaaacacatgaaaaaactcacagtggagagaaaccctacaaatgcaAGCAATGTGGTAAAGCCTTCAGATGTTGCAATTCCCTTCGATATCATGAAAggactcatactggagagaaaccctatgaatgtaagcagtgtgggaaagccttcagatCTGCCTCACACCTTCGAATGCATGGtaggactcacactggagagaaaccctatgagtgtaagcaatgtgggaaagccttcagttgTGCCTCAAACCTTCGAAAGCATAGtaggactcacactggagagaaaccctatgagtgtaagcaatgtgggaaagccttcagatCTGCCTCAAACCTTCAGATGCATGaaagaactcacactggagagaaaccctatgaatgtaaggaatgtgaaAAAGCATTCTGTAAATTCTCTTCTTTTCAAAAACATGAAAGGAAGCACAGAGGAGAAAAGCCCTATGAATGTAAGCATTGTGGGAATGGATTCACATCTGCCAAGATCCTTCAAGTACATGCAAGAACACACATTGGAGAGAAACactatgaatgtaaggaatgtggaaaagcattcaattatttttcttccttgcaTATACATGCAAGGACTCATATGGGGGAGAAGCCATATGAATGTAAGGGTTGTGGGAAAGCATTCAGCTAG
- the ZNF700 gene encoding zinc finger protein 700 isoform X1 translates to MQLCKCYMFKQFSYLSLLSSWDYRHAPPHLANFVFLVETKFLHVGQTGLQLQPQMFQDPVAFEDVAVNFTQEEWTLLDISQKNLFREVMLETFRNLTSIGKKWKDQNIEYEYKIPRRSFRSLIEEKVNEIKEDSHCGETFTQVPDDRLNFQEKQTSPEVKSCDSFVCGEVGIGNSSFNMNIRGDIGHKAYEYQEYGPKPYKCQPKPYKCQQPKNKKTFRYRPYIRTQERDRIGEKPYACKECGKTFIFHSSIRRHMVMHKGDGPYKCKFCGKAFHCFSLCLIHERTHAGEKPYECKQCGKSFSYSATLQIHERTHTGEKPYECSKCDKAFHSSSSYHRHERSHMGEKPYQCKECGKAFAYTSSVRRHEKTHSGKKTYECKQYGEALSYLTSFQTHRMNSGERPYKCKICEKGFYSAKSFQTHEKTHTGEKRYKCNQCGKAFNLSSSFRYHERIHTGEKPYECKECGKAFRSASQLRVHGGTHTGEKPYECKECGKAFRSTSHLRVHGRTHTGEKPYECKECGKAFRYVKYLQIHEKTEKHIRMPSGERPYKCKICEKSFYSAKSFQTHEKTHSGEKPYKCKQCGKAFRCCNSLRYHERTHTGEKPYECKQCGKAFRSASHLRMHGRTHTGEKPYECKQCGKAFSCASNLRKHSRTHTGEKPYECKQCGKAFRSASNLQMHERTHTGEKPYECKECEKAFCKFSSFQKHERKHRGEKPYECKHCGNGFTSAKILQVHARTHIGEKHYECKECGKAFNYFSSLHIHARTHMGEKPYECKGCGKAFS, encoded by the exons ATGCAGCTGTGTAAGTGTTACAT gttcaagcaattctcctacctcagcctcctgagtagctgggattacaggcatgcgccaccacacctggctaattttgtatttttagtagagacaaaatttctccacgttggtcagactggtctccaactccaacCTCAG ATGTTTCAGGACCCAGTGGcctttgaggatgtggctgtgaacttCACCCAGGAAGAGTGGACGTTGCTGGATATTTCCCAGAAGAATCTCTTCAGGGAAGTGATGCTGGAAACTTTCAGGAACCTGACCTCTATAG GAAAAAAGTGGAAAGACCAGAACATTGAATATGAGTACAAAATCCCCAGAAGAAGCTTCAG GAGTCTCATAGAAGAGAAAGTcaatgaaattaaagaagacagtCATTGTGGAGAAACTTTTACCCAGGTTCCAGATGACAGGCTGAACTTCCAGGAGAAGCAAACTTCTCCTGAAGTAAAATCATGTGACAGCTTTGTGTGTGGAGAAGTTGGCATAGGTAACTCATCTTTTAATATGAACATCAGAGGTGACATTGGACACAAGGCATATGAGTATCAGGAATATGGACCAAAGCCATATAAGTGTCAACCGAAGCCATATAAGTGTCAACAACCTAAGAATAAGAAAACCTTCAGGTATCGCCCCTACATTAGAACACAAGAAAGGGATCGCattggagagaaaccctatgcttgtaaagaatgtggaaaaacctTTATTTTCCATTCAAGCATTCGAAGACACATGGTAATGCACAAAGGGGATGGAccttataaatgtaaattttgtgGGAAAGCCTTCCATTGTTTCAGTTTATGTCTTATCCATGAAAGAACACACgctggagagaaaccatatgaatgtaaacaatgtggtaaaTCCTTTAGTTATTCTGCTACCCTTCAAATACATGAAAGAACtcacactggggagaagccctATGAATGTAGCAAATGTGATAAAGCATTTCATAGTTCCAGTTCCTATCATAGACATGAAAGGAGTCACATGGGGGAGAAGCCTTATCAATGCAAAGAATGTGGAAAAGCATTCGCGTATACCAGTTCTGTTCGTAGACATGAAAAGACCCACTCTGGGAAAAAGACGTATGAATGTAAGCAATATGGGGAAGCCTTATCCTATCTTACAAGTTTTCAAACACACAGAATGAACTCTGGAGAAAGACCTTATAAATGTAAGATATGTGAGAAAGGCTTTTATTCTGCCAAGTCAtttcaaacacatgaaaaaactcacactggagagaaacgcTATAAATGCAACCAATGTGGTAAAGCTTTCAATCTTTCCAGTTCCTTTCGATATCATGAAAggattcacactggagagaaaccctatgagtgtaaggagtgtgggaaagccttcagatCTGCCTCACAGCTTCGAGTGCACGGtgggactcacactggagagaaaccctatgaatgtaaggaatgtgggaaagccttcagatCTACCTCACACCTTCGAGTGCATGGTAggactcatactggagagaaaccctatgaatgtaaggaatgtgggaaagccttcagatATGTGAAGTACCTTCAAATTcatgaaaagacagaaaaacacaTAAGAATGCCCTCTGGAGAAAGACCTTATAAATGTAAGATATGTGAGAAAAGCTTTTATTCTGCCAAGTCAtttcaaacacatgaaaaaactcacagtggagagaaaccctacaaatgcaAGCAATGTGGTAAAGCCTTCAGATGTTGCAATTCCCTTCGATATCATGAAAggactcatactggagagaaaccctatgaatgtaagcagtgtgggaaagccttcagatCTGCCTCACACCTTCGAATGCATGGtaggactcacactggagagaaaccctatgagtgtaagcaatgtgggaaagccttcagttgTGCCTCAAACCTTCGAAAGCATAGtaggactcacactggagagaaaccctatgagtgtaagcaatgtgggaaagccttcagatCTGCCTCAAACCTTCAGATGCATGaaagaactcacactggagagaaaccctatgaatgtaaggaatgtgaaAAAGCATTCTGTAAATTCTCTTCTTTTCAAAAACATGAAAGGAAGCACAGAGGAGAAAAGCCCTATGAATGTAAGCATTGTGGGAATGGATTCACATCTGCCAAGATCCTTCAAGTACATGCAAGAACACACATTGGAGAGAAACactatgaatgtaaggaatgtggaaaagcattcaattatttttcttccttgcaTATACATGCAAGGACTCATATGGGGGAGAAGCCATATGAATGTAAGGGTTGTGGGAAAGCATTCAGCTAG